A genomic region of Xanthomonas fragariae contains the following coding sequences:
- a CDS encoding dihydrolipoyllysine-residue acetyltransferase, with amino-acid sequence MAEIKEALVPDIGDYSDVPVIEVLVSVGDTVSKDQSLVTLESDKATMEVPSSAAGVVKELRVKVGDTLSQGNVVAIIAASGGGAGAAQSPAKPTTESSETSGKVEPVAVSEVPDKLAQREIAQVQGARPSGPSQPAQQSQGGQPSAGSPSSPPVTFDADSVLPSKVPYASPVVRVFARELGVDLGQIKGSEKGGRITREDVQRSVKAALSGGAPAAAGAATAGGGNGLNLLAWPKVDFSKFGETETQPLSRIKKISGANLARNWAMIPHVTQFEQADITDLEALRVALNKENEKAGIKLTMLAFLVKASAAALKTFPEFNASLDAAGENLTLKKYFHIGFAADTPNGLVVPVIRDVDKKGVLQIARESGELAKKARDGKLGPADMSGGCFSISSLGGIGGTAFTPIINAPEVAILGVSKSAIQPVWNGKEFAPKLLLPLSLSYDHRVIDGALAARFTTYLSQVLADMRRILL; translated from the coding sequence ATGGCCGAAATCAAGGAAGCACTTGTCCCCGATATCGGTGACTACAGCGATGTCCCGGTGATCGAGGTGCTGGTGTCCGTCGGCGATACGGTCAGCAAGGACCAGAGCTTGGTCACGCTGGAATCGGACAAGGCCACGATGGAAGTGCCCTCGTCGGCCGCTGGTGTAGTCAAAGAACTGCGGGTCAAGGTGGGCGACACCCTTTCGCAGGGCAACGTGGTGGCGATCATCGCCGCCAGCGGTGGTGGCGCCGGTGCGGCGCAGTCGCCGGCCAAGCCCACCACCGAGTCCTCCGAGACCTCCGGCAAGGTCGAGCCGGTCGCCGTGTCCGAAGTGCCGGACAAGCTTGCCCAGCGCGAAATCGCGCAGGTGCAGGGCGCGCGCCCCAGCGGGCCGTCGCAGCCTGCCCAGCAATCGCAGGGCGGCCAGCCGTCGGCCGGTAGCCCTAGCAGCCCGCCGGTGACCTTCGATGCGGACAGCGTGCTGCCGTCCAAGGTGCCTTATGCCAGCCCGGTGGTGCGTGTGTTCGCCCGCGAGCTCGGCGTGGACCTGGGCCAGATCAAAGGCAGCGAAAAGGGCGGCCGTATCACCCGCGAGGACGTGCAGCGCTCCGTCAAGGCCGCACTCAGCGGTGGCGCGCCTGCCGCAGCCGGCGCCGCGACGGCCGGTGGTGGCAATGGTCTGAATCTGCTGGCCTGGCCGAAGGTGGACTTCAGCAAGTTCGGCGAAACCGAAACCCAGCCGCTGTCGCGCATCAAGAAGATCTCCGGTGCCAACCTGGCGCGCAACTGGGCGATGATTCCGCACGTCACCCAGTTCGAACAGGCCGACATCACCGACCTGGAAGCGCTGCGCGTGGCCCTCAACAAGGAGAACGAGAAGGCCGGCATCAAGTTGACCATGCTCGCTTTCCTGGTCAAGGCCAGCGCTGCGGCCCTGAAGACGTTCCCCGAATTCAATGCTTCGCTCGACGCCGCCGGCGAAAACCTCACGCTGAAAAAGTACTTCCACATCGGTTTCGCGGCCGATACGCCGAACGGCCTGGTCGTGCCGGTGATCCGCGATGTCGACAAGAAGGGCGTGCTGCAGATTGCGCGTGAAAGCGGCGAGCTGGCCAAGAAGGCGCGCGACGGCAAGTTGGGCCCGGCCGACATGAGTGGCGGCTGCTTCTCGATCAGCTCGCTCGGCGGCATCGGTGGTACTGCGTTCACGCCGATTATCAATGCACCGGAAGTGGCAATCCTGGGCGTGTCCAAGTCGGCGATCCAGCCGGTCTGGAACGGTAAGGAATTCGCCCCCAAGCTATTGCTGCCGCTGTCGTTGAGCTACGACCATCGCGTCATCGACGGCGCGCTGGCCGCACGCTTCACCACCTACCTCAGCCAGGTGCTGGCCGACATGCGACGCATCCTGCTGTGA
- the lpdA gene encoding dihydrolipoyl dehydrogenase yields MAVIEIKVPDIGDYSDVPVIEVLVAVGDSVAKDQGLVTLESDKATLEVPSSAAGVVKELKVKVGDNLSEGAVVLLLETEGAAAAPPAPAKAETKAAPAAAAPTTAAPGSKPPVTPSHRAPAEPAAPKPALTSGKPADIDCRMVVLGAGPGGYTAAFRAADLGLDTVLIERYASLGGVCLNVGCIPSKALLHAAGVIDEVSHADDFGVHFGEPSIALDKLREYKDKVVGKLTGGLASMAKQRKVRTVTGVASFVSPNELEIVGDDGKIQLLRFEHCIIAAGSQAVKLPNFPWDDKRVMDSTDALELHDIPKTLLVVGGGIIGLEMATVYSSLGSKVTVVEFMDQLMPGADKDLVKPLADRLKKRGVEVYLKTKATDVKADASGITVSFEAATAGQTPALQPTAYDRVLVAVGRTPNGKKLGAEKAGVTITERGFIPVDRQMRTNVPHIFAIGDIVGNPMLAHKATHEGKLAAEVAAGEKKEWVARVIPSVAYTNPEIAWVGVTETEANAKGLKVGVAKFPWAASGRAIGIGRTEGFTKLIFDAQTHRVIGGAIVGVHAGDLLAEIGLAIEMGAEAEDIGHTIHAHPTLSESVGMAAEVYDGTITDLYIPKKK; encoded by the coding sequence ATGGCGGTCATTGAAATCAAGGTTCCCGACATCGGCGATTACAGCGATGTCCCGGTCATCGAAGTGCTGGTTGCCGTTGGCGACAGCGTGGCCAAGGATCAGGGCTTGGTGACGCTGGAGTCGGACAAGGCTACGCTGGAAGTGCCGTCCTCGGCCGCAGGTGTGGTCAAGGAGCTCAAGGTCAAGGTCGGCGACAACCTGTCCGAAGGCGCAGTCGTGCTGCTGCTGGAAACCGAAGGCGCCGCCGCTGCACCACCGGCGCCCGCCAAGGCTGAGACCAAAGCCGCGCCGGCTGCTGCTGCACCCACGACCGCCGCGCCGGGCAGCAAGCCACCGGTGACTCCGTCGCATCGTGCCCCAGCCGAACCGGCCGCGCCTAAGCCAGCGCTGACTAGCGGCAAGCCGGCCGATATCGACTGCAGGATGGTGGTGCTCGGCGCTGGCCCCGGTGGCTATACTGCTGCGTTCCGTGCCGCCGATCTGGGCCTGGATACCGTGCTGATCGAGCGCTACGCCAGCCTCGGTGGCGTCTGCCTCAACGTCGGCTGCATTCCGTCCAAGGCGCTATTGCATGCCGCTGGCGTGATCGATGAGGTGTCGCACGCAGACGATTTCGGTGTGCACTTCGGCGAGCCAAGCATCGCGCTGGACAAGCTGCGCGAGTACAAAGATAAGGTTGTCGGCAAGCTCACCGGCGGCTTGGCCAGCATGGCCAAGCAACGCAAAGTGCGCACGGTCACAGGTGTGGCCAGCTTTGTCTCGCCCAACGAGCTGGAGATCGTCGGCGACGACGGCAAGATCCAGTTGCTGCGCTTCGAACACTGCATCATCGCGGCCGGTTCGCAGGCGGTGAAGCTGCCCAACTTCCCGTGGGACGACAAGCGCGTGATGGACTCCACCGACGCGCTGGAATTGCACGACATTCCCAAGACCCTGCTGGTGGTCGGCGGCGGCATCATCGGCCTGGAAATGGCCACGGTGTACAGCTCGCTCGGCAGCAAGGTCACCGTGGTCGAGTTCATGGATCAGCTGATGCCGGGCGCTGACAAAGATCTGGTCAAGCCGTTGGCCGATCGTTTGAAGAAGCGTGGTGTCGAGGTATATCTCAAGACCAAGGCCACCGACGTCAAAGCCGATGCCAGCGGCATCACCGTGTCGTTCGAAGCGGCCACCGCAGGCCAGACGCCAGCGCTGCAACCTACCGCTTACGACCGCGTGCTGGTAGCAGTGGGCCGCACGCCCAACGGCAAGAAGCTCGGCGCTGAAAAGGCCGGCGTCACCATCACCGAGCGCGGCTTCATTCCGGTCGATCGGCAGATGCGCACCAACGTGCCGCACATCTTCGCCATCGGCGACATCGTCGGTAACCCGATGCTGGCGCACAAGGCCACTCACGAGGGCAAGTTGGCCGCCGAAGTCGCTGCCGGCGAGAAGAAGGAATGGGTTGCACGGGTGATTCCGTCGGTTGCCTACACCAACCCGGAAATCGCCTGGGTCGGCGTCACCGAGACCGAGGCCAATGCCAAGGGCTTGAAGGTCGGTGTGGCCAAGTTTCCGTGGGCCGCCAGCGGCCGCGCGATCGGCATCGGTCGCACCGAGGGCTTCACCAAGCTGATCTTCGACGCGCAGACCCATCGCGTGATCGGTGGTGCTATCGTCGGTGTGCATGCCGGTGATCTACTGGCCGAGATTGGATTAGCGATCGAGATGGGCGCGGAAGCCGAAGACATCGGCCACACCATCCACGCACATCCGACCCTGAGCGAATCGGTCGGCATGGCCGCCGAGGTCTACGACGGCACCATCACCGATCTGTACATCCCGAAGAAGAAGTAA